In Phoenix dactylifera cultivar Barhee BC4 chromosome 11, palm_55x_up_171113_PBpolish2nd_filt_p, whole genome shotgun sequence, the following are encoded in one genomic region:
- the LOC103722019 gene encoding LOW QUALITY PROTEIN: dolichyl-diphosphooligosaccharide--protein glycosyltransferase subunit STT3A (The sequence of the model RefSeq protein was modified relative to this genomic sequence to represent the inferred CDS: deleted 2 bases in 1 codon; substituted 1 base at 1 genomic stop codon): MAATAETKGASALRNAFGSVLGVFILLLIGVLAFSIRLFSVIKYESVIHEFDPYFNYRVTQYLTKNGIYDFWNWFDDRTWYPLGRVIGGTVFPGLTLTAGSMWWFLNSLNIPLSVETVCVFTAPIFSANAAWAAYLLTKEVKGTGAGLTAAALLAMVPSYISRSVAGSYDNEAVAIFALVFTFYLYVKTLNTGSLFYATLNSLSYFYMVCSWGGYTFIINLIPMHVLLCILTGRYSSRLYIAYAPLVVLGTLLASLVPVVGFNAVMTSEHFASFLVFIILHVVAFIYYIKGILSPKMFKVAMTLVVTIGLAVFCAVIAIFIALVASSPTKGWSGRSLSLLDPTYASKYIPIIASVSEHQPPTWPSYFMDINVLAFLVPAGIIACFLPLSDASSFVVLYLVTSVYFSGVMVRLMLVLAPAACIMSGIALSEAFDVFTRSIKHQLPNLLENPPDAGDINSGSSIAQNDASKIDSHATTNKSETVSKERPSRKNRKKEKEKEIVEKVPSKSEXKRLLVLPLEASAVSILLLIVLGGFYVVHCVWAAAEAYSAPSIVLTSYAHDGLHVFDDFREAYAWLRHNTDVDDKVASWWDYGYQTTAMANRTVIVDNNTWNNTHIATVGTAMSSPEKAAWEIFDSLDVKYVLVVFGGLVGYPSDDINKFLWMVRIGGGVFPHIREPDYLRDGQYRIDAQATPTMLNCLMYKLSYYRFVETDGKGFDRVRRTEIGKKYFKLTHFEEVFTTHHWMVRIYKLKPPKNRIRGKLKKPKSSSKSSSSNQKRARNTQKNPWQ, from the exons ATGGCGGCGACCGCGGAGACCAAAGGAGCAAGCGCTCTTAGGAACGCCTTCGGGAGCGTCCTTGgcgtcttcatcctcctccttATCGGGGTTCTTGCCTTCTCGATCCGCCTCTTTTCC GTTATCAAGTACGAGAGCGTGATCCACGAGTTCGATCCATACTTCAATTACAGGGTCACTCAG TATCTTACAAAGAACGGAATTTATGACTTCTGGAACTGGTTTGATGATCGAACTTG GTATCCTCTTGGTCGTGTGATCGGTGGAACTGTTTTTCCTGGGTTGACATTAACAGCAGGTTCCATGTGGTG GTTTCTGAATTCCCTGAACATTCCTCTATCAGTGGAGACTGTCTGTGTATTCACTGCTCCAATTTTCTCAGCTAATGCAGCTTGGGCTGCATACCTTCTGACAAAG GAAGTCAAGGGCACTGGGGCTGGATTGACTGCAGCAGCCCTATTGGCAATG GTGCCTTCTTATATTTCAAGATCTGTGGCTGGCAGCTATGACAATGAAGCTGTAGCAATTTTTGCTCTAGTATTTACATTTTATCTTTATGTAAAG ACACTGAATACAGGATCACTCTTCTATGCTACCCTAAATTCTCTGTCATATTTCTACATG GTGTGCTCTTGGGGAGGCTATACATTCATCATTAACCTTATTCCTATGCATGTTCTGCTGTGTATTTTAACTGGTCGCTACTCTTCACGATTATACATTGCTTATGCCCCTCTT GTTGTTTTGGGAACACTTCTAGCTTCCTTGGTGCCTGTGGTTGGTTTTAATGCAGTGATGACATCAGAGCATTTCGCGTCATTTTTG GTTTTCATAATCCTTCATGTGGttgcttttatttattatatcaaAGGGATTCTATCTCCAAAGATGTTTAAAGTGGCTATGACACTTGTTGTAACAATTGGCTT GGCTGTTTTTTGTGCGGTCATAGCTATATTTATAGCATTGGTGGCTTCCAGTCCCACAAAAGGATGGAGTGGGCGTAGTTTGAGTCTTCTTGATCC AACTTATGCAAGCAAGTACATACCCATCATCGCTAGTGTTAGTGAACATCAGCCGCCGACATGGCCTTCATATTTCATGGACATCAATGTTTTGGCATTCTTGGTTCCAGCTGGTATCATA GCATGCTTTTTGCCTTTATCTGATGCTAGCTCATTTGTGGTCCTGTACTTAGTAACATCAGTATATTTTTCTGGAGTAATG GTGCGTCTTATGCTTGTTTTGGCTCCAGCTGCATGCATCATGTCCGGAATTGCTCTTTCTGAAGCCTTTGATGTTTTTACACGATCAATCAAACATCAGCTTCCTAACTTACTTGAAAATCCACCTGAT GCAGGGGATATTAATTCTGGGAGTTCAATAGCTCAAAATGATGCATCGAAGATTGATAGCCATGCAACAACTAATAAATCTGAAACAGTATCAAAAGAAAGACCATCAAGGAAGAAccggaagaaggaaaaggaaaaagaaattgtGGAAAAAGTTCCTAGTAAGTCCGAA TAAAAAAGGCTGCTGGTATTGCCCCTGGAAGCATCTGCAGTTTCCATTCTTCTCCTGATTGTACTTGGTGGCTTTTATGTG GTTCATTGTGTATGGGCAGCAGCAGAAGCTTACTCTGCCCCTTCAATCGTTCTAACATCTTATGCCCATGATGGGTTGCATGTGTTTGATGATTTTCGTGAAGCCTATGCATGGTTGCGGCATAATACTGATGTGGATGATAAG GTGGCATCTTGGTGGGACTATGGTTACCAAACAACTGCCATGGCTAATCGTACTGTCATAGTTGATAATAATACCTGGAATAACACTCATATTGCAACTGTTGGTACTGCCATGTCATCCCCAGAGAAAGCAGCTTGGGAGATTTTTGACTCCTTGGACGTCAAATATGTTTTGGTTGTCTTTGGAG GTCTTGTTGGCTACCCAAGTGACGATATCAATAAGTTCCTGTGGATGGTTCGCATTGGAGGTGGCGTATTTCCACACATCAGGGAACCTGATTATCTT AGGGATGGGCAATATCGTATTGATGCTCAAGCGACTCCAACAATGCTGAATTGCCTCATGTACAAGCTCTCTTATTACAG ATTCGTGGAGACAGATGgaaaaggcttcgatcgagtgaGGAGGACAGAAATAGGAAAGAAATATTTCAAGCTAACACATTTTGAGGAG GTATTCACTACACATCATTGGATGGTTCGTATTTATAAGTTGAAACCTCCAAAGAATAGGATCCGTGGAAAGTTGAAGAAGCCTAAATCG AGTTCTAAATCTTCTTCAAGCAATCAAAAAAGGGCTCGAAATACACAAAAGAACCCATGGCAGTGA